One Parvularculales bacterium genomic window carries:
- a CDS encoding ATP-binding protein, with translation MAPSERHNVGLDTSRIGQLLDDALFILDTEGVIIQVNHVAERLFGKSIVGAKVTEVLNMPNFSDDFKAVLNSDHAIECIAGADNKTAQQFHLRMRRIDSSSVAMLLMDMTLQRNLEKVRRDFVANVSHELRSPLTSLIGFVETMQSSSELDQATQARFLGIMEEEAKRMSRLINDLMSLSRVEVEEHIAPTDIIYIKSVINSVIASISNRAGKKGRAILFRDKRKNPDDATTVLGETDEIMEVFHNLIENAIKYGHDNTDIEILLSDESENELRFDVINIGDGIEEKHLSRLTERFYRVDKGRSRQMGGTGLGLAIVKHIVNRHRGRLSITSKPMAQTVFSITLPEYKKQDEI, from the coding sequence ATGGCTCCTTCTGAAAGACATAATGTCGGACTTGATACATCGCGTATCGGGCAGCTGCTTGATGACGCCCTTTTCATTCTTGATACTGAAGGTGTGATCATTCAGGTAAATCATGTTGCCGAACGGCTCTTTGGTAAAAGCATCGTTGGAGCCAAGGTGACGGAAGTCCTTAATATGCCAAATTTCAGTGATGATTTCAAAGCCGTGTTGAATAGTGACCATGCCATAGAATGCATCGCCGGGGCCGATAACAAAACCGCGCAGCAGTTTCACCTTCGCATGCGCCGCATTGACTCATCATCCGTTGCCATGCTGCTGATGGATATGACCTTGCAGCGTAACCTTGAAAAAGTGCGGCGTGATTTTGTCGCCAATGTCAGTCATGAGTTGCGCTCCCCCTTAACTTCGCTGATCGGATTTGTTGAAACCATGCAATCCAGCAGTGAACTTGATCAGGCAACACAGGCGCGTTTTCTGGGTATCATGGAAGAAGAGGCAAAGCGCATGTCGAGGCTGATTAATGATCTGATGTCATTGTCACGGGTTGAAGTGGAGGAACATATTGCTCCAACGGACATAATCTATATCAAATCGGTGATAAATTCCGTGATTGCTTCGATCAGTAACCGTGCCGGTAAGAAAGGCAGGGCAATCCTGTTTCGCGATAAACGAAAAAATCCGGATGATGCCACCACTGTTCTTGGTGAAACGGATGAAATCATGGAGGTTTTCCATAACCTTATCGAGAATGCCATCAAATACGGACACGACAATACCGATATAGAAATTTTACTGTCAGATGAATCGGAAAACGAATTGCGTTTTGATGTGATAAATATCGGGGACGGTATTGAAGAGAAGCACCTTAGCAGGTTAACGGAACGCTTCTACCGGGTTGACAAAGGGCGCTCGAGGCAGATGGGCGGTACGGGACTTGGGCTTGCCATTGTCAAACACATCGTGAATCGCCATCGGGGCAGGCTTTCGATAACAAGCAAACCCATGGCCCAGACGGTTTTTTCCATTACCCTGCCGGAATATAAGAAACAGGATGAAATTTAG
- a CDS encoding substrate-binding domain-containing protein, with protein sequence MRLSHIILGIAMAVSTIGAAQARDQISIVGSSTVYPFASIVAEKFGQSSGFKTPVIESTGSGGGLKLFCAGIGLEHPDITNASRAIKSTEAELCKANGVEFQEFIVGNDGLAFANSNQAANFKISIAHIAAALAAELPGGGMKDSDSMAVNELKTWADVDEFVVRLGMPKLGLPAQPITVMIPPPTSGTRDAMGSLFMKNGFKKLGIDGNGYKNLREDGVAIEMGENDSLIVEKLVADQDLFGVFGYSFFDQNRDKVQAATIDNVELTFENIASYAYPGARPLFFYVKKQHVNVVPGLKEFVDEFISDKAMGVDGYLFAAGLVPLSASDFATQTASLDNL encoded by the coding sequence ATGCGCTTATCACATATCATCCTTGGCATAGCCATGGCAGTTTCCACCATCGGTGCTGCCCAGGCCCGCGATCAGATCTCGATCGTTGGTTCATCAACTGTCTACCCTTTCGCATCAATCGTTGCTGAAAAATTCGGCCAGTCCAGCGGTTTCAAGACCCCCGTTATCGAATCAACCGGTTCCGGCGGCGGATTGAAATTGTTCTGTGCCGGTATTGGCCTTGAGCATCCTGACATCACCAACGCCTCCCGTGCGATAAAATCTACAGAAGCCGAACTCTGTAAGGCGAACGGCGTTGAGTTTCAGGAATTTATCGTTGGCAACGACGGTCTGGCTTTTGCCAATTCCAATCAGGCGGCAAATTTCAAAATTTCCATCGCCCACATCGCCGCCGCTCTGGCGGCCGAGCTGCCCGGTGGCGGTATGAAAGACAGTGACAGCATGGCTGTCAACGAATTGAAGACCTGGGCAGATGTTGACGAATTTGTTGTCAGGCTCGGTATGCCAAAGCTTGGCCTTCCCGCCCAGCCAATCACGGTCATGATACCCCCGCCGACCTCCGGTACGCGTGATGCCATGGGCTCCCTCTTCATGAAGAACGGGTTCAAGAAACTGGGCATTGACGGTAATGGCTACAAGAACCTGCGTGAAGACGGCGTTGCCATCGAAATGGGCGAAAACGACTCGTTGATCGTTGAAAAACTGGTCGCTGACCAGGATCTCTTCGGCGTCTTCGGTTATTCCTTCTTCGATCAGAATCGTGACAAGGTACAAGCTGCTACAATAGATAATGTTGAGCTGACTTTCGAGAACATTGCCTCCTATGCTTACCCTGGCGCACGTCCGCTTTTCTTCTATGTCAAGAAGCAGCATGTTAATGTTGTCCCGGGCCTGAAGGAATTTGTTGACGAATTTATTTCCGATAAGGCCATGGGAGTGGACGGTTACCTGTTCGCTGCCGGTCTGGTTCCGCTGTCTGCGAGTGATTTCGCCACTCAAACGGCCAGTCTCGATAACCTTTAA
- a CDS encoding response regulator: protein MTIRVLIADDEPNQLELLSYNLAEAGFSVTKAADGRQALELIEEQQPDIVILDWMMPALSGIDVCRAMRKMAGVKMIPVIMLSARGEEGDKTLGLDAGADDYMTKPFSPRELVSRVRAVLRRSRPALLNEVLEFEDLKLYPASKIVERDGERVNLGPKEFQILALLLERPGQVLSRSQLLDQVWGHGIYVDDRTVDVHLSRLRKALNKLSGAQKRPDLIRTVRGSGYALSPPNNNSRTS, encoded by the coding sequence ATGACGATACGAGTTCTCATCGCGGATGATGAACCCAATCAGCTTGAATTGCTGTCATACAATCTGGCTGAGGCCGGCTTTTCGGTGACGAAGGCTGCTGATGGCCGGCAAGCCCTTGAATTGATCGAAGAGCAGCAACCGGACATTGTCATTCTTGACTGGATGATGCCGGCCCTTTCCGGCATTGATGTCTGCCGGGCTATGCGCAAGATGGCGGGAGTGAAAATGATACCCGTCATCATGTTAAGCGCGCGTGGTGAAGAGGGCGATAAGACCCTTGGACTTGATGCGGGTGCCGATGATTATATGACCAAGCCGTTTTCGCCGCGTGAGCTTGTCTCCCGGGTGCGTGCCGTGCTGCGGCGCTCGCGCCCGGCTTTGCTCAATGAAGTGCTCGAATTCGAAGATCTGAAACTTTATCCCGCAAGCAAGATTGTTGAACGTGACGGTGAGCGGGTCAATTTAGGCCCGAAGGAATTTCAGATTCTGGCCTTGCTGCTTGAACGGCCGGGGCAGGTTTTGAGCCGGAGCCAGTTACTGGATCAGGTCTGGGGACATGGCATTTATGTTGATGACCGTACGGTTGATGTCCATCTGAGCCGGCTCCGCAAGGCCCTGAACAAGCTTTCGGGAGCACAAAAGCGCCCTGATCTGATCAGGACGGTTCGCGGCAGCGGATATGCGCTGTCGCCGCCAAATAATAATTCACGGACGTCATAA